GCGTTCTTCGTGCCCATGAACCTGGGCTTCAAGGTCTCCCTGGGGCGGATGCTGCGCGAGCTCGCCGCCGAGGCCCGGGGCAGGGCGTGAGGGTCCTCCTCGTCTCGGCCAACCGGGAGGACTTCCCGGACCCGGTCTACCCCCTGGGGATCAGCCTGGTGGCGGCCGCCGTGGAGCGGGCGGGCCACGCGGTCCGCCTCCTAGACCTGCGCTGGGACGCGGGGGAGCTGGCGACGTCCGTGGAGGCGTGGCGGCCCGACGTGGTGGGCCTCGGGATCCGCAACGTGGACAACCTCACCTGGGGCCGCAGCGTGAGCTACCTGCCCGAGATCGAGGCCGCCGTCGCCGAGCTCCGCACGGCTTTTCAGGGCCCCCTGATCCTGGGCGGCTCCGGATACTCCCTCTTCCCAGCGGCCCTGCTGCGCCGCCTGGGCGCCGACTGGGGCGTGGTCGGCGAGGGAGAGGAGGCCTTCCCCTCTCTGCTCGACACCCTGTCCCGGGGCGCCGACCTCGCGCCCGTCCCCGGCGTCGTCTGCCGCGAGACGGGCGACCGGCCGGCAACGCCCCGGGCGACCGCGCCCCTCATGCGGCACCCCCTCCGGCAAGACCTCCTGGCCCACTACCTGCCCACCGGCGCGGCGGTCGGCGTGCAGGCCAAGCGCGGCTGCGCCTTTGCCTGCACCTACTGCACCTACCCGGCGCTGGAGGGGCGGACGCTGCGCCTGCGCGAGCCCGACGACGTGGTGGACGAGGTGGAGGAGCTGGCCGGCGCCGGGGCCCGGAGCGTGTTCTTCGTGGACGAC
This genomic interval from Thermodesulfobacteriota bacterium contains the following:
- a CDS encoding lipid biosynthesis B12-binding/radical SAM protein encodes the protein MRVLLVSANREDFPDPVYPLGISLVAAAVERAGHAVRLLDLRWDAGELATSVEAWRPDVVGLGIRNVDNLTWGRSVSYLPEIEAAVAELRTAFQGPLILGGSGYSLFPAALLRRLGADWGVVGEGEEAFPSLLDTLSRGADLAPVPGVVCRETGDRPATPRATAPLMRHPLRQDLLAHYLPTGAAVGVQAKRGCAFACTYCTYPALEGRTLRLREPDDVVDEVEELAGAGARSVFFVDDTFNIPADHAEGICRRLVERGVRVSWSAFVHPGRLAPELAEWMRRSGCAGLEFGTDSLSDPVLEALQKGFTAAEVTASAAAAAGAGIPAAHYLLLGSPGETPATLAQTLEAGDRLPPAAFIALVGVRLYPGTELVARARAEGLCGGDDSLLEPTFYLSPGMSAGEVARAVGRHARSRRAWVVPGLGIRSDPAVLDRLRRTQRSPTWAALLVTRSADEGG